One Variibacter gotjawalensis genomic window, ACCCGGCGTGTACAAACTATTCGAGCCGCAGCGAGCGCGGCGTCACGAACCGGTCGAGCCGCCCGGTGCCTTGCGCAATGTCGCTCCAGCTGTCGGTCGCGAAATCGATGACGGCCAGCGCTGCGGTCGGGAACTTCTCGTCCATCGCATCGCGTGAGACCGGATCGCCCATCGTGACCAGGCTGTCGGCAAGCTCTTCCATCGCCGGATTGTGCCCGACGACGAGCAAGGCATGCACGTCCGGCTGCGTCTCGCGGATGACGCGGAGCAGCTTGTCGGCCGAGGCATCGTAAACGCGCGGCTCGATCGTCGAGGCCGGTGGCTCCTTGTAGGCGCCGGAGACAAGCTCCCAGGTCTCGCGCGTCCGCTGTGCGCTCGATACGAGGGCGAGGTCGGGCACCAGCGCCTGACCCGCCATATATTCGCCGACGCGAGGCGCTGCGCTGCGACCGCGTGCCGATAACACGCGGTCGATGTCCGCCTGACCGGCTTCGGACCAGTCGGACTTCGCGTGTCGGAGCAACATCAAGCGACGCATCGTCGTCAGTCTCTCGGCGAAAACGTCTCTACTGCGGGCGGCCTTCGCGCCGCGTCATAAAGGCAAGACGTTCGAACAGGTGGACGTCCTGTTCGTTCTTGATCAGCGCGCCATGCAGCGGCGGAATGAGCTTCTTCGGATCGCGCTCGCGCAGCGTCTCCGGCCCGATGTCTTCGACCATTAGAAGCTTCAACCAATCGAGCAGCTCCGACGTCGACGGCTTCTTCTTCATGCCCGGCACATCGCGGATTTCGTAGAAGAGCCGCAGCGCTTCGGCAACGAGGCGCTGCTTGATGCCCGGGAAATGGACGTCGACGATGGCCTGCATCGTCTCCTGATCCGGGAAGCGGATGTAGTGGAAGAAGCAGCGGCGCAGGAACGCGTCCGGCAGTTCCTTCTCGTTGTTTGACGTGATGATGACGACCGGGCGTTGCTTCGCCTTCACGATCTCGCCGGTCTCGTAGACGAAGAACTCCATGCGATCGAGCTCTTGCAGCAGATCGTTCGGGAATTCGATGTCCGCCTTGTCGATCTCGTCGATCAGCAGAACCGGGCGGCCTTCATGCGTAAAGGCTTCCCACAATTTGCCGCGCTTGATGTAGTTGCGGATGTCCTTGACGCGCTCGTCGCCGAGCTGCGAGTCACGCAGTCGCGTCACCGCGTCGTATTCGTAGAGACCTTGTTGCGCCTTGGTGGTCGACTTGATGTGCCATTCGAGTAGCGGAGCGCCGAGCGCCTTGGCGACTTCGATGGCCAGCACGGTCTTGCCGGTTCCGGGTTCGCCTTTGACCAGCAGGGGGCGTTCGAGGGCAATCGCGGCATTCACCGCAACCTTGAGATCTTCGGTTGCCACATAGGCGCTGGTTCCGTCGAAACGCATGCTGTCTCCGCTGGCGGCAACGAACGCCGCATTCCTTTATTCGTTCGGGGAAGTGACTTTGCCGCAATAGGACATGAGGACTGTCCGAAAGCAACCATTCGC contains:
- a CDS encoding SixA phosphatase family protein, which codes for MLLRHAKSDWSEAGQADIDRVLSARGRSAAPRVGEYMAGQALVPDLALVSSAQRTRETWELVSGAYKEPPASTIEPRVYDASADKLLRVIRETQPDVHALLVVGHNPAMEELADSLVTMGDPVSRDAMDEKFPTAALAVIDFATDSWSDIAQGTGRLDRFVTPRSLRLE
- a CDS encoding AAA family ATPase; translated protein: MRFDGTSAYVATEDLKVAVNAAIALERPLLVKGEPGTGKTVLAIEVAKALGAPLLEWHIKSTTKAQQGLYEYDAVTRLRDSQLGDERVKDIRNYIKRGKLWEAFTHEGRPVLLIDEIDKADIEFPNDLLQELDRMEFFVYETGEIVKAKQRPVVIITSNNEKELPDAFLRRCFFHYIRFPDQETMQAIVDVHFPGIKQRLVAEALRLFYEIRDVPGMKKKPSTSELLDWLKLLMVEDIGPETLRERDPKKLIPPLHGALIKNEQDVHLFERLAFMTRREGRPQ